The DNA window CGTTGTGGTGCGCCTCGATGGCGTGCACCACGTCCTCGCTCTCGCCGTACTTGCGGGCCAGGTCGGCGCCGATGATGGCGTGGCTGCCCTCCACCTCGTGGGTGAGCGCCTTGCCGATGTCGTGCAGGAACGCGCAGCGCTTGATGGTCGGCACGTCCAGCCGCAGCTCGGCGGCCATGGTGCCGGCGATGTGCGCGGTCTCGACCAGGTGCTTGAGCACGTTCTGCCCGTACGACGTGCGGTAGCGCAACCGGCCCAGCAGGCTCACCAGCTCCGGGTGGATCTCGGTGATGCCCACCTCGACCAGGGCGTCCTCGGCGGCCCGGTGGCACAGCTCCTCCACCTCGTGGCGGGCCAGGTCGTAGACCTCCTCGATCCGGTGCGGGTGGATCCGGCCGTCCAGCACCAGCTTCTCCAGGGTGAGCCGGCCGACCTCCCGGCGGACCGGGTCGAAGCAGGAGAGCAGCACCGCCTCGGGGGTGTCGTCGATGATCAGGTTGACGCCGGTGACCGACTCGAAGGCGCGGATGTTGCGCCCCTCCCGGCCGATGATCCGGCCCTTCATCTCGTCGCCGGGCAGGTGCAGGACGCTGACCACGCTCTCCGCCGTCTGCTCGCTGGCCACCCGCTGGATGGCGTCCACCACGATGTGCCGGGCCCGCTGCTCGGCGGTGCCCCGCGCGTCGGACTCGATCTCCCGGACCAGCAGCGCGGCCTCCCGCTTCGCCTGTCCCTCGATCGACTCGACCAGCTCGGCACGGGCGGCGTCGGCGGTCAGCCCGGCCACCCGCTCCAGCTCGCGGCGGCGCTGCTCCTCCACCTGGGTCAGCTCCCGCTCGCGCTCGGCCAGCGCGGCCTCCCGGGCGGCGAGCGCGGCGGTGGCGGCGGTGAGCTGCCGCTCCCGCTCGGCCAGCCGCTCCACCTCCTCGGTGTGCAGCCGCTCCCGCTCGTCCATCCGGACGGCCCGCCGCTCGACCTCGGCGGCCTGTTCGCGGGTGGTGGCGGCGAGCACCGCCACCTCGCGCTCGCCGCTGCGCCGCGCGGTCGCCCGAAGCTGCTCGGCGTCCGCCTCGGCCTGCTTGTGCGCCCGTTCCAGCACGGTGTCCGCCTCGGCGCGGGCGTCGTCGAGCACCCGCCGTGCCTCGGCCCGGGCGGCCTTCGCCTCGGCCTTCGCGCCGGCCGCCTCCGCACGGGCCGCGGAGGCCGCCGACTTCGCCACGTCGATGGTGCTGTTCACCTCGTCGGCGGCGGTGCGCAGCGCGGCCAGGGACTGCTCCTGGCGGTCCTTCTCCGCGATGAAGGCCGGGTCCTCCGGCGCGGGGGCCAGGCTGAAGCGCTTGAGCGCCCGGACACCGAAGAGCACGGCGCCGATCACCACGGCGACGAGCAGCAGCACCACCACGAGGAGGACGACGTCGAAGGCGCTCATGCCGCCGCTCCGACCGGCGTCTCCCGACCGGACGGCACCGTGCCGACGCCCGGCGAGGAGCGACCGGGACCGTGTGGCAGACCGCCGGTGAACCTGTGCCGCCCCGCCATGGCCGCCTCCCCTGAACGTCGGCGCCGCAGGACACGCGCGAAGGGCACGCGCCTGCGGCTCTGGACGCCCGACCGGAGCGGCTGGCTGTGGACAGCTTTCCGTCGGCGGTGCCCCTCGTTGGGCACCGCCGGCGGCCGGTTGCAGTTGTCGGACGCGCCGGACCAGGTCCGGAACGACCGTCAAGGGCCGGTGAAGCTGGCCAAAGTGATGCTGTTCTGTTACGAGATCTATGTTGTGCGCTTAGCCTGCGCTGGTCGGGCAAAGTGAGCCTGTATGGCGAGGCTAGGTCGCGAGGGGCCGTTCGGTCAAGGAGTCATGATCAAACCACCCGGACGGAGAGAAGTTGACCGGTCACCCAGAGGTGAGAATATGCCGGACAGGCTTGGACAAACCTCGCCGGCCGTCATCGCAGCGTGACCTTTCCGGCCTGCTCAGGCACCCTGCCGTCGCACCGGCCCGGCACCGCGCCGGGCCGCCCGCCGTCCGCACCTCGATGATCCACTCCGTTTCGCCGACATGGTGGGATCCGACGGCCCGCGACCCCACCACTCCCCCGAGCTGGTGTCGATCACGCCGAAGGCGCGGCCGCCACTCGCCCCGAGGGTCGCCCGGGACGCCCCGGTCAACGTGCGCCCAGGGCTCGGGCCGCCGTGACCAGTGCCGCGTTGTCCGGCGCGGTGGTGCCGGCCGACAGCAGCAGCGTGTCCTCCAGGCCGATCCGGGTGTGCAGGCCACGGCGGACCGCCTCGGCGAGCACCGGCCAGGTCGCCGGGCCCTCGCCGTGCAGCAGCACCGGCGGACACCGGTCGGGCAGCGCGGCGAGGATCGCGGCCGCGTCGGCGAGCGCCACCTCGACCGACTCCGCCATGCACTCGACCAGGACCCGCCCGGTCGGCGTCGACCAGCGGCGCCACGCGTCGACCGCCGCCACCGTCCAGAGGCCGGCCTCGACCATCACGCCACGCTCGTGCAGGGCCGCGGCGACCGCCGCCGCGCCGGGTTCGTGGGCGTTGACGGAGGCGAAGTCGGGCAACACCGTCCAGGCGCGGACCGCGGCCACCCGCTCGGTTGGGTCGGCGACGATCCACGCGCCGGTGCTCACGCCGACCGGCAGGCCGGGACGCGCCGCGCGGACGGCGTCGACAACCGTCGCGACCACCGTCGGGGCGAGCGACTCGGCACCGCCGTCGTCACGCGGGTGCACGTGCACCGCCGCCACCCCGGCCCGCGCGCAGCGGACGGCGTCGGCCGCCAACTCGGCCGCGGTGAGCGGCACGGCCGGGTGCTCGTCCCGTCGCCGCCCACCGTTCAGGCACCCCTTCAGCATCGGGACGCACCCCTCCTCGACCAGGGTCGGTGGGCCGACACGGGTCAGTCGTGCCGGCGGGCGTCGAGGTCGTTCTCGGCGTCGGCCAGCGCGTCGGCGTCGATGTGCTCGGCGAACTCGGCCGCCTCGGCGCTCTGCGCGGCGAGCGCGTCCTTGACCGCGCTGATCGCCACGCCGGCCGGGTAGCCCTTGCGCGCCAGCATGCCGACCAGGCGCCGGAACACCGCGTCGGGCTCGCCGCGGGTGGTGCGCAGCTTGCGGTCCACCAGGGCGCGGGCCGTCTCGGCCTCGGTCTCCTCGTCGAGCCCGTCCAGGGCGGCGCCGGCCACCTCGCCGTCGACGCCCTTCTGGCGCAGCTCGTTGGCGAGCGCCCGGCGGGCCAGCCCGCGGCCGTTGTGCCGGCTGCTCACCCAGGCGCGGGCGAACGCGGCGTCGTCGACGATGCCCACCTCGTCGTAGCGGTCGAGCACCCGCTCGGCGG is part of the Micromonospora sp. WMMD980 genome and encodes:
- the rny gene encoding ribonuclease Y, which encodes MSAFDVVLLVVVLLLVAVVIGAVLFGVRALKRFSLAPAPEDPAFIAEKDRQEQSLAALRTAADEVNSTIDVAKSAASAARAEAAGAKAEAKAARAEARRVLDDARAEADTVLERAHKQAEADAEQLRATARRSGEREVAVLAATTREQAAEVERRAVRMDERERLHTEEVERLAERERQLTAATAALAAREAALAERERELTQVEEQRRRELERVAGLTADAARAELVESIEGQAKREAALLVREIESDARGTAEQRARHIVVDAIQRVASEQTAESVVSVLHLPGDEMKGRIIGREGRNIRAFESVTGVNLIIDDTPEAVLLSCFDPVRREVGRLTLEKLVLDGRIHPHRIEEVYDLARHEVEELCHRAAEDALVEVGITEIHPELVSLLGRLRYRTSYGQNVLKHLVETAHIAGTMAAELRLDVPTIKRCAFLHDIGKALTHEVEGSHAIIGADLARKYGESEDVVHAIEAHHNEVPPQTIEAVLTQASDACSGGRPGARRESLEAYVKRLERIEEIAAGKLGVEKVFAMQAGREIRVMVKPDDVDDIGAAVLARDVAKQIEEELTYPGQIRVTVVRESRVTEIAR
- a CDS encoding 3-keto-5-aminohexanoate cleavage protein, whose amino-acid sequence is MLKGCLNGGRRRDEHPAVPLTAAELAADAVRCARAGVAAVHVHPRDDGGAESLAPTVVATVVDAVRAARPGLPVGVSTGAWIVADPTERVAAVRAWTVLPDFASVNAHEPGAAAVAAALHERGVMVEAGLWTVAAVDAWRRWSTPTGRVLVECMAESVEVALADAAAILAALPDRCPPVLLHGEGPATWPVLAEAVRRGLHTRIGLEDTLLLSAGTTAPDNAALVTAARALGAR
- a CDS encoding regulatory protein RecX, coding for MAGRRARTGRGWDAGPPRAGDTTGAPQPRRGRRGRAAEPEPGEAPAPPRDEAELAREICLRQLATRPRTRAELAGALARRGISEETAERVLDRYDEVGIVDDAAFARAWVSSRHNGRGLARRALANELRQKGVDGEVAGAALDGLDEETEAETARALVDRKLRTTRGEPDAVFRRLVGMLARKGYPAGVAISAVKDALAAQSAEAAEFAEHIDADALADAENDLDARRHD